From Deinococcus aquaticus, one genomic window encodes:
- a CDS encoding family 1 glycosylhydrolase — MTFPAGFVWGVSTAAYQIEGGGEAGGGGGRGSVWDLFSWARGVPGGEAASGHEGLWPRDLDLLRDLGVGAYRFSVAWSRVQPGGRGRASVPGLAFYDRLTDELLGRGVQPWAALHHWDLPQALQDAGGWLARDTAYRFEEYASLVGERLADRAAAFVTLTDPFTVTAQGHVLGTHAPGLRLGLDAFPAAHHQLLAHGLAVRALREAGARQVGLANGYAPAWPATDRDERAATLMSTLRGDLFTDPLLRGEYPATLLNLLSERAPQVLEAVQAGDHAVMAAPLDFLGVHYTQPDWVRASSGTLLGLEVGHVPDRERTASGAAVVPEGLTQTLTGLKARYGDTCPPLIVTVGSAGAADTDIPDDGGRVRDDARIRYLDRHLEAASDALTQGAPVRGVFVHSLLDGFEWNAGYSLRTGLVHVDSGTLERTPRSSFRWLRDRLRTQG; from the coding sequence ATGACTTTCCCGGCAGGGTTCGTGTGGGGTGTGTCCACGGCGGCGTATCAGATCGAGGGTGGCGGCGAGGCGGGGGGCGGCGGGGGCCGGGGGAGCGTGTGGGACCTGTTCAGCTGGGCGCGCGGCGTGCCCGGAGGCGAGGCAGCCAGCGGGCACGAGGGGCTCTGGCCGCGTGACCTGGACCTGCTGCGCGACCTGGGCGTGGGTGCGTACCGGTTCAGCGTGGCGTGGTCGCGGGTGCAGCCGGGCGGGCGTGGGCGGGCCAGCGTGCCCGGACTGGCCTTCTACGACCGCCTGACCGATGAGCTGCTGGGCCGGGGCGTGCAGCCGTGGGCGGCGCTGCACCACTGGGATCTACCGCAGGCCCTTCAGGACGCGGGCGGGTGGCTGGCCCGCGACACGGCGTACCGTTTCGAGGAGTACGCCTCGCTGGTCGGTGAGCGCCTCGCGGACCGCGCGGCGGCGTTCGTGACGCTCACGGACCCGTTCACGGTGACGGCGCAGGGGCATGTGCTGGGCACGCACGCGCCGGGGCTGCGGCTGGGCCTGGACGCCTTCCCGGCGGCGCACCACCAGCTGCTGGCGCACGGGCTGGCGGTGCGGGCGCTGCGCGAGGCGGGCGCGCGGCAGGTGGGCCTGGCGAACGGGTACGCCCCGGCGTGGCCCGCCACGGACCGCGACGAACGGGCCGCGACCCTGATGAGCACCCTGCGCGGCGACCTGTTCACGGACCCCCTGCTGCGCGGCGAGTACCCGGCCACGCTGCTGAACCTGCTGTCCGAGCGCGCGCCGCAGGTGCTGGAGGCGGTGCAGGCCGGCGATCACGCGGTCATGGCCGCGCCGCTGGATTTCCTGGGCGTGCACTACACCCAGCCGGACTGGGTGCGCGCCAGCAGCGGCACCCTGCTGGGGCTGGAGGTCGGGCACGTCCCGGACCGCGAGCGCACAGCGTCCGGCGCAGCGGTCGTGCCGGAGGGCCTGACGCAGACGCTGACCGGCCTGAAAGCTCGCTACGGCGACACCTGCCCGCCGCTGATCGTGACGGTCGGCTCCGCCGGGGCCGCAGACACCGACATCCCGGACGATGGGGGCCGCGTGCGCGACGACGCCCGCATCCGCTACCTGGACCGGCACCTGGAGGCCGCCTCCGACGCGCTGACGCAGGGCGCACCGGTGCGGGGCGTGTTCGTGCACAGCCTGCTGGACGGCTTCGAGTGGAACGCCGGGTACAGCCTGCGCACTGGTCTGGTGCACGTGGACTCCGGCACGCTGGAACGCACGCCCAGAAGCAGTTTCCGCTGGCTGCGCGACCGGTTGCGCACGCAGGGCTGA
- a CDS encoding zinc ribbon domain-containing protein, translating to MSDSSPLRRLHHVQELDLNLDRLRDEESNIPDELRAARAEQERLNNELEDTEITLEGVDKRVRQQELDLAGTREQIARAEEEQEKNAFDARAQSQYGSRIQMLSERADEMEEDLVPLRERQRELNERAADLRTQHRALRPNLNTLEEQDDARVQDLRAQGEADRQERARLAGELDTRTVREYDMIRRAKKGLGVVEIKAGRCSGCNVMLPVNVQQKAALGKLPPVKCPSCGRFLIRLDLA from the coding sequence ATGAGTGACTCCTCCCCCCTTCGCCGCCTGCACCACGTTCAGGAACTTGATCTGAACCTTGATCGCCTGCGCGATGAGGAAAGCAACATTCCTGACGAGCTGCGCGCCGCCCGCGCCGAACAGGAACGACTGAACAACGAACTCGAAGACACCGAGATCACCCTCGAAGGCGTCGACAAACGCGTCCGGCAGCAGGAACTCGACCTGGCCGGCACGCGCGAACAGATCGCCCGCGCCGAGGAGGAACAGGAGAAGAACGCCTTCGACGCCCGCGCGCAGTCCCAGTACGGCAGCCGCATCCAGATGCTCAGCGAACGCGCCGACGAGATGGAAGAAGACCTCGTGCCGCTGCGCGAGCGCCAGCGCGAACTGAACGAACGCGCCGCCGACCTGCGCACCCAGCACCGCGCCCTGCGCCCCAACCTGAACACCCTGGAAGAACAGGACGACGCCCGCGTGCAGGACCTGCGCGCCCAGGGCGAAGCGGACCGCCAGGAACGCGCCCGCCTCGCCGGGGAACTCGACACCCGCACCGTGCGCGAGTACGACATGATCCGCCGCGCCAAGAAGGGCCTGGGCGTCGTGGAGATCAAGGCCGGACGCTGCAGCGGCTGCAACGTCATGCTGCCCGTCAACGTGCAGCAGAAAGCCGCGCTGGGCAAACTGCCGCCCGTGAAGTGCCCCAGCTGCGGCCGCTTCCTGATCCGCCTCGACCTCGCGTAA
- the hemC gene encoding hydroxymethylbilane synthase, which yields MRMVTVGTRGSTLALAQTQWVVGRLKEEWPDTDFRIQTISTKGDRNRGSLAAMAQKGDKGFWITEIEEALAAKRIDIAVHSLKDLPTEQPEGLEVSSIPRRVDARDVLIGKEGRKRLADLPHGARIGTSSVRRKAFLLSYRPDLQVVDLRGNIDTRLAALAGDEYDAIILAAAGLIRTEMRHRIDEFVEPDIMLPAPGQGALALETRSDDDLTIEVAYAIHDHTTDDRITAEREFLAGLGAGCMAPVGAHASVKGGILTLEGWVAALDGSQVIRATTQGDPGECADMGAELASDMLAQGAQALIDAAHS from the coding sequence ATGCGCATGGTGACGGTAGGAACGCGCGGCAGTACTCTCGCGCTCGCACAGACCCAGTGGGTGGTTGGCCGCCTGAAGGAAGAATGGCCGGACACAGACTTCCGCATTCAGACCATCAGCACGAAAGGCGACCGCAACCGCGGCAGCCTCGCGGCCATGGCCCAGAAGGGCGATAAGGGCTTCTGGATCACCGAGATCGAGGAGGCCCTGGCGGCAAAACGCATCGATATTGCCGTGCACTCTCTCAAGGACCTGCCCACCGAGCAACCCGAAGGCCTGGAAGTCAGTTCCATTCCTCGCCGCGTGGACGCCCGCGACGTCCTGATCGGCAAGGAAGGCCGTAAACGCCTCGCGGACCTGCCGCACGGCGCGCGCATCGGCACCAGCAGTGTGCGCCGCAAGGCCTTCCTGCTGTCGTACCGCCCGGACCTGCAGGTCGTGGACCTGCGCGGCAACATCGACACGCGCCTCGCCGCGCTGGCCGGCGACGAGTACGACGCCATCATCCTCGCCGCCGCCGGCCTGATCCGCACCGAGATGCGCCACCGCATCGACGAGTTCGTGGAACCCGACATCATGCTGCCCGCCCCCGGCCAGGGCGCCCTGGCCCTGGAGACCCGCTCGGACGACGACCTGACCATCGAGGTCGCGTACGCCATTCACGACCACACCACCGACGACCGCATCACCGCCGAACGCGAATTCCTCGCGGGCCTCGGCGCGGGCTGCATGGCCCCCGTCGGCGCGCACGCCAGCGTCAAGGGCGGTATCCTGACCCTCGAAGGCTGGGTTGCGGCGCTGGACGGCTCGCAGGTCATCCGCGCCACCACGCAGGGCGACCCCGGCGAGTGCGCCGACATGGGCGCCGAACTGGCCAGCGACATGCTCGCCCAGGGCGCTCAGGCCCTGATCGATGCCGCTCACAGCTGA
- a CDS encoding asparaginase, which produces MSTPPRLAVIHTGGTIASRPSPDGRGLTPQQAPSVPGLDGVQVHDVQPFSLPSPHMTPAHMGQLAALIETLAPDHDGIVVTHGTDTLEETAFALHLTLNVPVPVVLTGSMRHAEEVSWDGPANLLDAAHVALHPSSRERGPLVVIGGDIFDARTVTKIHTTAVDAFGGYPGPIGRIDREGRTPRLHYFARPEPRATYRPAHLNARVEILYAYAGWTGEGYAEAAQRADGLVIAALGTGNLPAELLPLIRATDKPVIIATRTHAGPVLPVYGYAGGGATLVEAGAIPASFLNAHKARLLLLILLGQGLTREQIRAVFERDEF; this is translated from the coding sequence ATGTCCACCCCACCCAGACTCGCGGTCATTCATACGGGCGGCACCATCGCCAGCCGCCCCAGCCCCGACGGGCGCGGCCTGACGCCGCAGCAGGCGCCCAGCGTGCCCGGCCTGGACGGCGTGCAGGTGCACGACGTGCAGCCCTTCAGTCTGCCCAGCCCGCACATGACCCCCGCGCACATGGGGCAACTGGCCGCGCTGATCGAGACGCTCGCCCCCGACCACGACGGCATCGTGGTCACGCACGGCACCGACACCCTGGAGGAAACGGCGTTCGCGCTGCACCTCACATTGAACGTGCCCGTCCCGGTCGTCCTGACCGGCAGCATGCGCCACGCCGAGGAAGTCAGCTGGGACGGCCCGGCCAACCTGCTGGACGCCGCGCACGTCGCCCTGCACCCCAGCAGCCGCGAGCGCGGGCCGCTCGTGGTGATCGGCGGGGACATCTTCGACGCGCGGACCGTCACGAAGATCCACACGACCGCCGTGGACGCCTTCGGCGGGTACCCCGGCCCCATCGGCCGCATCGACCGCGAGGGCCGCACGCCCCGCCTGCACTACTTCGCGCGGCCCGAACCCCGCGCCACGTACCGCCCCGCGCACCTGAACGCCCGCGTGGAAATCCTGTACGCCTACGCCGGCTGGACCGGCGAGGGCTACGCCGAGGCCGCGCAGCGCGCCGACGGGCTGGTCATCGCGGCCCTGGGGACCGGGAACCTCCCGGCCGAACTGCTGCCCCTGATCCGCGCGACCGACAAGCCTGTGATCATCGCCACCCGCACGCACGCCGGGCCGGTCCTGCCCGTATACGGGTACGCGGGGGGCGGCGCGACCCTAGTCGAGGCCGGCGCGATCCCCGCCAGTTTCCTGAACGCCCACAAGGCCCGGCTGCTACTGCTGATCCTGCTGGGACAGGGCCTGACGCGAGAGCAGATCCGCGCGGTGTTCGAACGCGACGAGTTCTGA
- a CDS encoding ABC transporter ATP-binding protein codes for MTASASPPSSSRPDAPLPDRPSTALGVLATYLGPLKWQVTALAALLLTGTALNLTLPQLLRQFVDNARLGGAADPGLLARLAGLYIALAVGVQVMTAGATYVGARVGWTATNRLRADLMDHLLSLDMREHKERTPGEMIERIDGDVTALSNFFSQFAVRVFGAALLLTGALIMFFREDWRVGLGVTTFTLITLIAMNRVRKLGVEPTRLERESSARLFGFVEERLTGLEDIRSLGAGGHHLNRFLGVQREYFTRSINSWRRRSVVWQLSMLLFAVGYVAVLSAAVGLYAAGSITLGTAFLMYQYMTLVEEPIDQLTQQLQDLQKAGASIGRVSELLALRTAVTGGNAPLSAGPLALDFRDVSFTYAPEDPEARGVLSGVTFHLPAGQTVGLLGRTGSGKTTLTRLISRLYDATEGQITLGGVNITHTPLKDLRRRVAVVTQDVQLFQASVRDNLSFFDPTVTDEQVEAALHEVGLGTWLSRLEQGVRTPLPTGSLSAGEAQLLAFARVMLRDPSVIILDEPSSRLDPATEALLTAAMTRLLSGRTAIIIAHRLDTVARADRILVLGGGEVLEDGPRADLARDPHSHYAALLRAGTLDENAPEGVLA; via the coding sequence ATGACGGCGTCTGCTTCCCCTCCCTCCTCCTCCCGGCCGGACGCTCCCTTACCAGACAGACCCTCGACGGCGCTGGGCGTGCTCGCCACGTACCTGGGGCCCCTGAAATGGCAGGTGACGGCCCTGGCGGCGCTGCTGCTGACCGGCACGGCCCTGAACCTGACCCTCCCGCAACTGCTGCGGCAGTTCGTGGATAACGCCCGGCTGGGCGGCGCGGCCGATCCGGGCCTGCTGGCGCGGCTGGCGGGCCTGTACATCGCGCTGGCGGTGGGCGTGCAGGTCATGACGGCCGGTGCGACGTACGTGGGCGCGCGGGTCGGCTGGACCGCCACGAACCGCCTGCGGGCCGACCTGATGGACCACCTGCTGTCCCTGGACATGCGTGAGCACAAGGAACGCACGCCGGGCGAGATGATCGAACGCATCGACGGGGACGTGACGGCGCTGAGTAACTTCTTCTCGCAGTTCGCGGTGCGGGTGTTCGGGGCGGCGCTGCTGCTGACGGGCGCGCTGATCATGTTCTTCCGCGAGGACTGGCGCGTGGGCCTGGGCGTGACGACCTTCACGCTGATCACGCTGATCGCCATGAACCGCGTGCGGAAACTGGGCGTGGAACCCACCCGCCTGGAACGCGAGAGCAGCGCCCGCCTGTTCGGCTTCGTGGAGGAACGCCTGACCGGCCTGGAAGACATCCGCAGCCTGGGCGCGGGCGGCCACCACCTGAACCGCTTCCTGGGCGTGCAGCGGGAGTACTTCACGCGGTCCATCAACTCCTGGCGGCGGCGCAGCGTGGTGTGGCAACTGAGCATGCTGCTGTTCGCCGTGGGGTACGTGGCCGTCCTGAGCGCCGCCGTCGGCCTGTACGCCGCCGGGAGCATCACGCTGGGCACGGCGTTCCTGATGTACCAGTACATGACCCTGGTGGAAGAACCCATCGATCAGCTCACGCAGCAGCTTCAGGACCTCCAGAAGGCCGGGGCGAGCATCGGGCGCGTCTCGGAACTGCTGGCCCTGCGGACCGCCGTCACGGGCGGAAATGCGCCCCTGAGCGCCGGGCCGCTGGCCCTGGATTTCCGGGACGTGTCGTTCACGTACGCGCCCGAGGACCCCGAGGCGCGCGGCGTGCTGAGCGGCGTGACCTTCCACCTGCCCGCCGGGCAGACCGTGGGCCTGCTGGGCCGCACCGGCAGCGGCAAGACCACCCTGACCCGCCTGATCTCCCGCCTGTACGACGCCACCGAAGGGCAGATCACGCTGGGCGGCGTGAACATCACCCACACGCCCCTGAAGGACCTGCGCCGCCGCGTGGCGGTCGTCACGCAGGACGTGCAACTGTTCCAGGCGAGCGTGCGCGACAACCTGAGTTTCTTCGACCCGACCGTCACGGATGAGCAGGTGGAGGCGGCCCTGCACGAGGTCGGCCTGGGCACGTGGCTCTCGCGGCTGGAACAGGGCGTGCGCACCCCGCTCCCCACCGGCAGCCTCTCGGCCGGGGAGGCGCAACTCCTGGCGTTCGCGCGCGTCATGCTGCGCGACCCGAGCGTCATCATTCTCGACGAACCCAGCAGCCGCCTCGACCCCGCCACCGAGGCCCTGCTGACCGCCGCCATGACCCGCCTGCTCTCCGGGCGCACCGCCATCATCATCGCGCACCGCCTCGACACCGTCGCCCGCGCCGACCGCATCCTGGTCCTGGGCGGCGGCGAGGTGCTGGAAGACGGCCCCCGCGCCGACCTGGCCCGCGACCCGCACAGCCACTACGCCGCCCTGCTGCGCGCCGGAACGCTGGACGAGAACGCGCCGGAAGGAGTGCTGGCATGA